Part of the Candidatus Zixiibacteriota bacterium genome is shown below.
ATTAAAAAGTATTATATTAGAATTTGCGGCACCAGTTGAGTCATTCGCCCTGGTCAGAAAATAAGTACTGGTTGAATCAGCCACGCCCCCATTCTGATCATAAAGTACAACATCGGCATAAATCCCCGCATACAGCCCCCCCCCTTCATGGCTCTCCGGCAGGAATTGAAACTGGTTCCGATGAACCGCGAACGGAAATTCAACATAAACATCGGGATTTGTCCGGGGATCGGGATAAGATACAATCCCGGCCTGAACGCTGATATTGCTGCCGGAAACGCGATTCGGGACAAGCATCAGACTCATCAGCAAAAAAGATAATGAAATTACACCTATCTTCATCCTGCCCACCTCATTACCCATAAACATATATTACCATCGTCGTCCATCATAGGGATACTGGAGACGAAAATCTCCATCGCCCCAATCGTCGACAAAAATAAATTTGCGCGGTTCACTGGAAGGCTCGTCAAAACTCGAAACGGGTTGATAATAGTACCATATCTGATAGGCCTTCGAATCCAGTTCAAAGGGGAAATCCTCAATCTGATCGGGGAAACCATATTGGATAAAAATCATCCCGCGATCGGTTCGCCAGCCTTCCTTTTTCAGAATTCCGAAGTTCAGGTTTGCAAAGGCGATGCGATTATAATAATCTCGTTGAAGCTCATTTTCAGGCGTTCCCGGTGAAGGATCATGGGAAGTCCAAAACCCCTCCCATTTTTCAACACGTTCTTCAGGTGTGGAAGCGTCCTTTAATTTCTTTATTTCATCCGATCGGGCGATGTATTTCAATTGACTGACAGCCGTTTCGAAATCGTTCAAAACCATGGCGCGCGGATGCCAGTAAAGATTGAATTTTTCACTGACTCGATCAATCTGGCGTCCTCGCCTCCCGGTTAAAGTAATTTCAACATAATAGTCGTTGGACTTCAATTTGTTCAACGATATTTCCCTGATTTGACGCAGGAGGGTCTGTCCCTCAGGGAATACCGAGGTCATACTGTCATAGTATATGGCTTCCAGTTTTCGCCCCAGGATTTTTGATTCAACAAAGACCTCTTTCTGCTCATCAGTACCCTGATAAATTTCGAAATAGTATAACATCCTGGCAGTTGTATCACCTGTAAATTGTCGGCTTACCGACGGAATAATCGTCATGTTGCCCTTGAGAAAAGACGAGTCGATAACCGAAGTATCCACGGCATGAACAAATTCAATCCCTGATAGATCGGCATATCTTCCATTGAAATCATGAAGTTCCGGCTTAATTATCCGGCGTGAATCGGTACCGGCATTTTTATCAATGATGTGGACTTCGATTTTGTATTTTCCCGGGGGGAGTTTTAAATCGAATTGGGAGATACGGAAATCGCTGATGGATACCGTGCTTTCATAAGAATAGACAATTACTGTCTTATCTTTGCTGAAGGCATCGAGTTGACGATTGTCATCATCGTAGGTTGTTACGGTAAGTTCGTATTCGGCACGGTAATTGGAGCCATCCCGGACAAATTGTAATTCCTTGTTAAATATTTTATAATAAACCTCGAGACGTACCAGGTCCGGTTCATCGGACTTAAACTGGGCAAAGTCAATTTGAAACAGGCTGCTTTTAAATTCCCCAATTCGGTTGTAAGTATCCTGACCGTCA
Proteins encoded:
- a CDS encoding GWxTD domain-containing protein produces the protein MTSVFPEGQTLLRQIREISLNKLKSNDYYVEITLTGRRGRQIDRVSEKFNLYWHPRAMVLNDFETAVSQLKYIARSDEIKKLKDASTPEERVEKWEGFWTSHDPSPGTPENELQRDYYNRIAFANLNFGILKKEGWRTDRGMIFIQYGFPDQIEDFPFELDSKAYQIWYYYQPVSSFDEPSSEPRKFIFVDDWGDGDFRLQYPYDGRRW